A genomic region of Cannabis sativa cultivar Pink pepper isolate KNU-18-1 chromosome 1, ASM2916894v1, whole genome shotgun sequence contains the following coding sequences:
- the LOC133032706 gene encoding uncharacterized protein LOC133032706 yields MEQLRHILAMLNRPPTTASAPEAPVDPSTPPPAASPPVEEDEVFPNDYDPYEGAPATPIEAQPLIHVHDTESKGEILSIEAQPAVVKSRKRKRKPPVWFGDYTEMKRRHRPSSTFDPLEPPDEKLLTTFRKWCVGLIPNHRLRDLRSGDYGPGFFWIMLTPKEWLTDDHIDAAMHMLRRRRTDYPLTFPQKGIILSTFVTAMISSAWTSHKGPRKNFKWEDYILDYCRGVHKSQVFERWRGNEFIYFVLNLPEARHWVTVEVDIELWKINVYDCDSSVCHWTALEPILKVWAELLPSLILATGEFPHNNQIMALANCDITVLPKMHATRATHDLVPKSATRYIAIKKYCSDASRQGLGCNQKSTAGRSRAS; encoded by the exons atggagcagctcagacacatattggccatgttgaatcgtccgccaaCGACGGCTTCAGCACCGGAGGCCCCAGTAGATCCATCTACCCCACCACCAGCTGCTTCACCCCCAGTAGAAGAGGATGAGGTCTTCCCCAACGATTACGACCCTTATGAGGGAGCTCCAGCGACTCCGATCGAGGCACAACCTCttatccatgtacatgacaccgagtcgaagggtgagattctgtccatagaggcacaacctgcagtggttaagagtcggaagaggaagagaaagcctcctgtatggttcggtgactatacggagatgaagaggagacataggccatcttcgacttttgatcccctggagccaccagatgagaaattgttaaccactttccgaaagtggtgtgttggactcattccgaaccaccgacttcgggatttgagaagtggtgattacggtccaggattcttttggataatgctcacaccaaaggaatggcttacagatgac CATATAGATGCAGCAATGCATATGCTGAGGAGGCGACGCACCGACTATCCACTAACATTTCCTCAGAAGGGTATCATTCTCTCCACATTCGTGACCGCCATGATCAGCAGTGCATGGACGAGCCACAAGGGTCCGAGGAAAAACTTTAAATGGGAGGATTATATCCTGGACTACTGCAGAGGGGTtcataag tcccaagtctttgagagatggaggggtaacgagtttatttacttcgttctgAACCTTCCCGAGGCAAGGCACTGGGTCACAGTTGAAGTCGACATAGAgctgtggaaaattaatgtctacGACTGTGATTCCAGCGTCTGTCATTGGACTGCCTTGGAACCCATCCTGAAGGTTTGGGCAGAACTGCTGCCCTCGCTAATCCTTGCAACCGGGGAATTTCCACATAACAACCAGATCATGGCGTTAGCTAACTGTGACATCACGGTGCTTCCAAAAATGCACGCGACTCGAGCCACTCACGACTTAGTTCCGAAGTCAGCAACCAGGTACATAGCGATAAAAAAGTACTGTAGTGATGCAtctagacagggtctgggatgt aatcaaaAAAGCAcagctggaagatcccgagctagttaa